One genomic window of Struthio camelus isolate bStrCam1 chromosome 1, bStrCam1.hap1, whole genome shotgun sequence includes the following:
- the LMNTD1 gene encoding lamin tail domain-containing protein 1, whose amino-acid sequence MPGGENRTETMSFQLSSEQSIPGSITLHSTAADRSRCFSDMCSMDSSHPASAVETTDASSLVRPADLAQASWRRAVAQPKDRVEISHWNPVPLRNLCPSFADQKFAQSLGFMDNCGRMRSVYEDYQKSAFSAIGNLKIAEVHPGGHFVKILNCASEKEESIGEHLLMQNVQGQPVAVFRFPPKIRMAAGSVVTVWAADAKVPHKPPSDFLWKDLERFGTGLNCATILCEPSGQAVAWYTPLHGNRRQGWVVREERENLENIAKPSSSRAKQKEGWEKEQETTITDTEWKQADPGQKRKKRQSFIKRYPTFTECTL is encoded by the exons ATGCCTGGAGGAGAAAACAG aacagagaCAATGTCCTTCCAGCTGTCTTCTGAGCAATCAATCCCCGGCTCTATTACTCTACACTCCACAGCAGCAGATAGGTCAAGGTGCTTTTCAGACATGTGCTCTATGGACTCATCTCATCCTGCCTCTGCCGTGGAGACCACAGACGCCTCCAGCCTGGTGCGACCTGCTGACCTGGCTCAGGCTTCCTGGAGAAGAGCCGTAG CTCAGCCCAAAGATCGTGTTGAAATATCACACTGGAACCCTGTTCCATTAAGAAACCTTTGCCCATCATTTGCTGACCAGAAGTTTGCCCAGAGCCTTGGATTCATGGACAATTGTGGAAGGATGCGTTCTGTTTATGAAGACTACCAAAAGTCTGCATTCAG TGCTATTGGAAACTTGAAAATTGCTGAAGTTCATCCAGGTGGTCATTTTGTGAAGATCCTGAACTGTGCCTCTGAAAAAGAGGAGAGCATTGGAGAGCATCTCCTGATGCAGAATGTCCAAGGTCAACCAGTGGCTGtattccggtttcccccaaagaTCAGGATGGCAGCTGGCTCTGTTGTGACA GTTtgggcagcagatgctaaagtgCCTCACAAACCTCCCTctgattttctttggaaagacCTGGAGAGATTTGGGACTGGCCTCAACTGTGCTACCATTCTTTGTGAACCTAGCGGTCAA GCTGTTGCTTGGTATACTCCTCTCCACGGCAACAGAAGGCAGGGATGGGTggtgagagaagaaagggaaaacttaGAGAACATCGCTAAACCATCTTCCTCAAGAGCGAAGCAGAAAGAGGGATGGGAAAAGGAACAGGAAACTACAATAACTGACACAGAGTGGAAACAGGCTGACCcagggcaaaaaagaaaaaaaagacaaagcttcATTAAAAGGTATCCAACCTTCACTGAGTGTACTCTGTAA